The Salvelinus namaycush isolate Seneca chromosome 11, SaNama_1.0, whole genome shotgun sequence DNA window TTAGTACATGTCCCAGTTGCAAAATTCCCTGGAGGATCCCAGGAGCGTTTGTCCTCCTTGGAGTACAAAGTAGAATATTCAAACTATGCAAGAGGAGGGAGAGCTGATTTCAGCTGAACACCAAGACATCAGAGAGTAACCAGAGATCTGAAGAAAGCTGATGGTGGTGGAACTAAAGAAAACATCTCAGGGAGACCTGCCACCAGGTACCTGGGTATTTGTTAACGGTGACACTTCTGGAAGAGAGGATCACATCAGTGTCCTGTCAGGACGATGGGACCAGGAGGCTTGGGAGGGATGCAGGTTTGGTGCTGGGCTGAGGTCGGGGAGCCTTGTTGCTGCCTGTCCCGTGGCATGATGTCTATGACAATGTTTGCTGGTGTGAGGGGTTCCTTTGAGGGGAACGAGGGGAAATGACTGCCTACTCTGGGTTTGAAGCTGCTGAACAAGTTTCTTTGCTTTACTTTTCGTCCTGCTGGTTCTCCCACACCTGGCCTATTGGACGGAAATAGTCTGTGACTCTCAGAAAGGGCAGATAGGTGaagggaggtggggaggaggttagagagagggagtttGTGGCAGGTTGGGAGGCTGTGAAATGAGGGAGACAGGGTAAGCCCTATGGTTTAGGCTAGGGGGACACGAGTGAAAATATAAATGATCAAATATCAGTATATTAACATGTCAATGTTTTATGAAAACCCTGTGGAATTAGCTTTTTCTCACAACTGATAATTAACATGGAAATCACTTTGGTGACTGAAAAAGTTGCCCATATTCCAGTAAATCACACTCCCAGTCATGAAAGGATATGTCATAGCCCAGATACAGGAATAGAAACATGAATAAAAAATGGTCTTACTTCTCAACTGGGTTGTCGATAGCAAGAGCCTTAGTGCTGCTGTTATGTTCATTACTGTGGGTGGGGAAAGTTTGATGTTCTCTGTTCAAGCTAAAAcgtaattaatttgctagctagctatttgcTGCCTGTTCCGGATGTGCTGTAATTTCTCATTCCGACTGATACGTAATGAGCAGGAGAAATATCTAATGATAATGTAAGTTAATCATGTTTGCGTGTTTCTGGCTTTCAGAGTCTTTGCATGTGTACACTATGTGTGAAGCAGTCTGTCGGTCTACAGTGGATTAATAGACTTTAAAGGAATGATTGAAATCACTTTCTATCATGGAGAATAATACACTTGGCAGTTAGGTACTTGACGGATTTACAGTTCTGTAATAGACAGTGGAATCATTAGTTTTGGCCAGCAGTTtcccagacagggccaaccatCAGATATACTTGAGTGAGTTCTGATTGGGTGTTGATGGGTGATTGATGTTGGCCtgataccaggccaacataaaccattaatcacctagatgacccaccctagtcactatcacaccccaaccaacatagagaataaacagctctctatggtcagggcgtgacagacatcACACAAGGAGACGAGCCACAAATCATAGGGCTAATGCCGGTCACGTGATTCAAGATGCTTTAGCTGAAGAtacaataacaaaaaaaatgtgaAAGTAAGAACACATGAAGTAGCAGAGGATGTATGGCATATCTTCGTCATTAATTTCCATTCATATTTTGGTGCAAGGAGGAGGTTTGATATTTATAAGAAGCTGTCAACTTGTGTGTACAGTTCTTAGATTTCGTCTGTCATATTCTCTTTGGTGAAGTGGCCTAAAGGCTGGAGCCACCTGCTCCTCTTCACCAGTCACTGGTTACACACTGACTAGGGCCCtcactgtcacgcctgctcccgctcttcccccctggcgctcgagggtgcCAGGTTGCCCTGCATTACACACACCTCTTTCCCTCGTCACGTGCATCAGCGATcatttggactcacctggactcaatcacctgtgttatttccttccctatatctgtctgttccccagctctATTCCCCGCTTCCTCATTAATGTTCGTATGTCATTTTGTTACCTGTTTCTGACGCTGGTCCTGTCCGGTTCCATGTCTGTGCTATATTAAATGTtccactccccgtacctgcttctcatctccagcgtcgGTTCTTACACTCACAGGTCGGACACTCTCTCATCTTGATTTCAATATGTAACAAGAGTGATTTATAAACCATACTACACAAGAAACTGACTTTTCCCAGTCCCACATACACAACATGCTATATTCCTACTCAAACACATTCAGGAAGTTTAGTCTAAAATGGCCATAATCAATCATATGAAAATTAGATCCTACCAGACCATGACCAAATTGTTGGAATTTAGTTTTCATACAGTTTTTCATGAGCTCCATTACCGTTTCAAGCACTATAATGAACAAGTGGTTTGTGATTGTGTTGAAGCCTAATGGCTACTGTCAATCATCTACTGTTTATGTATGGGGGCTCCCATCCTATTCGTATGACATAAATCTCATGTGGGCCttaagttaaaaaaataataataataataattaaaaaaaagatAAAATTGTCCAAAATGAAACAAATAATGACATTCACACCCTGTTTAGAGGACAGGTTCCTCTCTTGGTCATCAAATTCGACAGAATTTCACCTTTCGATCTTCAGTTTCATtacacatctcctctctccttcccaagGTCCTCTCACTAGGCCCAGATGTCCTACCAGAGTACAAGCTCCAGACCCCCCGCATCCATAAATGGACCATCCTGCACTACAGCCCCTTCAAGGCAGTGTGGGACTGGGTCATCCTGCTCCTGGTCATCTACACAGCCATCTTCACACCCTACTCCGCGACCTTTCTCCTCAGTGACCAGGAGGAGGCAGCCATGCAGACCTGTGGTTACTGCTCTCCACTGAACGTGGTGGACCTCATCGTGGACATCATGTTCATCGTTGACATCGTCATCAACTTCAGGACGACATACGTCAACACCAACGACGAGGTGGTCAGCCAGTCGCAGCGGATTGCCGTGCACTACTTCAAAGGCTGGTTCCTCATAGACATGGTGGCGGCTATCCCCTTTGACCTGCTCATATACCGCTCTGGAGAAGAGGTGAGGAGACCTTGGTGGAGTGGTTTTTAATGCCCTAATAGTATCATTGTTGTACCTAAGTGCTGCTACGAGCTACTGTTTTAAGAGCCTGTGCAAGATTTTCCTGTAAAAAATATTTCTTTCTTCTTTCCTAAGTAAACTGACACAGTATTATAATCAAAAGAGCTTGGTTGTATGGCTGGGTGTTCTGCATGTGTGAATGACCTGTGTTGGACATATTTCTTTCCTGTACCCTTTAAGACAACAACCCTGATTGGCCTGTTGAAGACTGCTCGGCTTCTGCGATTGGTGCGTGTAGCTCGGAAGCTGGACAGATACTCTGAGTACGGAGCGgccgtcctcttcctcctcatgtgCACCTTTGCCCTCATCGCTCATTGGCTGGCCTGCATCTGGTACGCAATTGGTAACGTGGAGCGTGCAGGAGCAGCCCGGATTGGCTGGTTGGACTCTCTGGGGGACCAGCTCGGAAAGCCCTACAATCAGACTATACCAGGGTCAGGTCCCTCCATCAGGGACAAATATGTCACAGCACTCTACTTTACCTTCAGTAGTCTGACCAGCGTGGGCTTCGGGAACGTCTCACCTAATACCAACTCTGAGAAGATCTTCTCTATCTGTGTAATGCTCATTGGCTGTAAGTCCCAATTATAAACCCTCAATACACAAATAAATATTGCTTAATACACAGGTGATGTTACTGTTAACACATGACATGGATGGGGAATGTAAGTATTATGTGTATTGGACGTATTGGACAGCCACATCTCGTGTCCACTGTCCAAGGCAATTCTTCCCCAGGGAAGATTATGTTCATTTTATTGTATCTTATTTAATAATATAAAACACTACATTTTGATTACAGGCACAAAATCTTCATGTTTTTCTAGCATTATAATTTTACATGCTTATTTTTTGGGGAATATGCTCAGtcccctctattctctctgtgtgtctacaGCTCTCATGTATGCCAGCATCTTTGGTAACGTGTCAGCCATCATCCAGCGGCTGTACTCCGGCACGGCTCGCTACCACACCCAGATGCTGCGGGTCCGAGAGTTCATCCGCTTCCACCAGATCCCCAACCCACTGAGGCAGCGGCTGGAGGAGTACTTCCAACATGCCTGGTCCTACACTAACGGCATTGATATGAATGCTGTGAGTCATAAACACACTTGTgcgaacacacatgcacacacacaccgctacttGTTTTGGTCATGTAAGTGTGGCGAAATGGACACATTTAAGTAGTAAAAAGGCAACACACAGTGGTGGACACAAAGACAAACCAGCTGATGTGTCTCCGCTCCTCTATGTTGTCCAGGTGCTGAAGGGCTTCCCAGAGTGCTTACAGGCTGATATCTGCCTGCACCTCAACCGCACCCTGCTGCAGAACTGTAAGGCCTTCAAAGGCTCCACTAAGGGCTGCCTGCGGGCCCTGGCCATGAGGTTTAAGACCACCCATGCCCCGCCAGGCGACACCCTGGTCCATGTCGGTGACGTCATCTCAGCCCTCTACTTCATTTCCCGTGGCTCCATAGAGATCCTGAGAGGGGATGTGGTGGTGGCCATCCTGGGTAGGATATCATCTAAACTGCATTTCCATATGGCACAATAAAGATTTACTTGACTTGACTTGCAGTGGATTTCAacctgtactgtatatatatacttgtacatattgttattttactactgctgtttaattatttgttacttacatgatttattttcaattttttacttaacacttatttttcttaacttctaaaagcattgttggttaagggcatgtaagtatttcactgtaaggtctacacctgttgtattcggcgcatgtgacaaatacatttttatttgatttgatatattgtTGCAGAGGCTTTTAAcagtctctctcatctcctccactCCTTGAGATATGCCCTCATAGCCCTCCACAATGTTTAGTCGAACAGCCTCACCTGGTGGTTGCTATGGGTTAGTCACAAGAATATGAGAGAGCACATTCACTCAGAAACCTTGTAAATCGCTATAAATGAACATAGAAAAAGTAAATTAGATATGAATTATTAACACATTGTCTCTGAATATCCACAATATCAGAAGCACATAATGTATCCATAGATATGCTATCATCAATGTATCTTCTCCTGTGCATCCAGTAAACAGTCTCTCCTTTCCCCCTGCAGGTAAGAATGACATCTTCGGAGAGCCCATTAACCTGTATGCCTGTCCAGGGAAGTCCAATGCAGACGTGAGGGCTCTGACCTACTGTGACCTCCATAAGATCCACAGGGAGGACATGCTGGAGGTGCTAGATATGTATCCCGAGTTCTCTGACTACTTCTGGGGTAACCTGGAGATCACGTTCAACCTCCGGGATGTGAGTTGGCTTTTTGTTACAGAATTTTGTTTCGAATGCCTTGCTAGAAACATGTCATTCAGGGGAATTTACTCTCTCTTATCTTAGAGTTTGATTGTTTGAATTTAAGTTATTTGACTACATAAATCATTCTATAACTTCTCACTTTAATATTTTTTTCAGGCTGCCACGGTAGCTGGTTCAATGAGCAGTGAGGACTCTGATCATTGTGGAGTCAGCTGTCGTATTCACAGACAAAAACGGTCCCTCAGTTGCAGCTCGGACAGAGGTGTGGTACCCTGTTAGTCAAGTACTCTGGGTAGCACACGGCTAGATTAGATCATTTTGTGTATTTCAGTTTGATTTTAGTAAACCCATTCAATTTGCATTAATCACACTTGCTTCAATTAGACAAGTCTGTTCTATCCACTCTATAGGTGCGTCCCAatgtgcaccctattccctgtatagtgtattaccctatgggccctggtcagaaggacAAACCCTATTTCTGCATTCTATGCCTCTCCTCACAGAGGCAGAGGAAACCAATCCATCCCAGAGACATGTCCGCAGGGCCAGAGGCCAGAGCTCCAGAGCACAGGGAGATGGGCAGAACACAGAGTCTCAGGGCCTGATGAGCTCAGCCTATTCTCCTTTTTACTCCAGTGAAGATGAGGAGTCAGTGTTAACCAGCTCTGTACAACCAACTTCACTAGTAGGGATCCCCCATAGTCAGACCACCATCCTCAACATCAGTAGTGCGGTGGAGGATGAGATGAACCAGAAGACTGGAAATACCTGCAATCCTCTCTCAGGTAGACCATGTCTCCATCagcactatttaaaaaaaaaaactttgtctTTGTGTTAGATCTGAGTGGTGTTATTTTTCTCAATTTGTTGCACCACAATAATAGCAGAGCATGCTGCTATTCATGTCAGTgctgttacaggctttggtttttccatgtAATATTTCAAGGTAGGACGTTAGAATGTGGGGCGCatcgattggtgtcacctcgttagtcagtctGTATTACACGTGTGCTGGTTGGTCATCTCGTTAGAGGGatgctatttaagagtggctggcccagtgctccagttgtcttgcgAGACAACACATTTAGTTGGCACTACCTATTTGAGGTCTAGACAAACAATCCTTTATCTGATcttccctgtttttgttttgttccactttttggtttgtttcctgtctttaaTTTTGGGgtgggtttttattttgtttgcctcttcttgggcaaatttagtggccgctcatggtgggtgtcttttaggttccagttgttgttgctagtcacctttcagtggacacccccatgagtgtttttcagaacccctcctagaaccCCACCTGTTTCATTTTGGTTGTTAAAGTGATTTTTCTTTGTTAGTTCCCTTTGTTGTGAGCGACTGAGTTTCTTGTGGGAACGTAACAGTAtagtatactgtatgtttctgataGATGTTATATGAGCTGGACTAGCTGTCTGTCTAACCTCCCTTGTTCTCCCCTGTATCAGGGGCTTTCTCAGGCGTCTCCAACATCTTCAGTTTCTGGGGGGAGAGCCGAGAACAGCAGCAGTATCAGGAGGTGACCTGCCACTGCCTGCCCTccactccccctcctccccctctccacgcTGTCCTGAGCAACATCAGCCGACGGCAGCGCAGCGAGCTGGAGAACAGGCTGGAACTGCTGCAGAGACAGCTCAACAGGTCGGAGAATGTTCGGTCAATGTTGAGTGAACCCTTGGGTTGTGTATTCTTgggtgtatcccaaatggcacactactCCATATATAGTttactactttttaccagggcccatagtgcagtgatttgaccaaagccctacagtatgtagggaatagggttccatttgggttgCAACCAATGACTTGCCGAACCTTTGGTGTTGGGAGGCTGTCTCCCTTTAACTGCGGGATAATGAGATGACCCAAATAACCATTTACTGTTGTGGCCTATGCTACTTTAGCTGTGGTTGTAGTCTGACTATTCTACTGTGATCACTCAGGATGGAGTCACGGATGTCCACAGACATCGGGGCCATAATGCAGCTGCTCCAGAGACAGATGGTGCTGGTGCCCCCGGCCTACAGCACAGTGTCCTCTCCCCCTGAACCGTCCCCCTCCCTCACCCTGAGGCCTGCAGAGAGGCTGGCGCAGCCGGTCTCACCGCTGGACTCAGAGACCCTGGCCTCCCTCtcacaggtactgtatgtataccACATATTGCAACGGGGCACGCCATCCAAGCAAAAGTGCTTCTTGACTGATGGACACATCTTCCAAATGTTTGTatttatgctgaacaaaaatataaacgcaacatgtgttGGTCCcttgtttcatgagttgaaataaaaacTCCCAaatattttccatatgcacaaaaagcgtatttctctcaaaggGTGTATTTATGTTTGTAATAAAGGccttttgtgaggaaaaacttgttctaattggctgggcctggctccccagtgtgcgggcctggctgccaagtgggtgggcctggctgccaagtgggtatGCCCACCCATAGCTGCATCAATGCCCAGTCGTGTACTCCATAGATTTGGGCCTcattttatttcaattgactgatttacttatgaactgtaactcagtaaaatctttgaaattgttgcatttatatttttgttcagtgtagatttaACCTGGTTATTGATTTAGGGCAGTTGATTTACTGACAGTTGAGGTCGTGTCATCAGTGTGATAGCAGCACACTGGTTGGACAGAAAAATGTTTTCTTGTGAAAGCATTGGGTTAAAGACGCCAATACTGTAGCATTTGAATGTTGAGTGGAAATCCACTAAGCCCAAGGGATTGTCTGGTCTAACCCTACTGGATGTAGGTGATCAGTTTGTTAGGACCATCATCACTAGTCTGGATCCATAGGAAACAACTGCTCAGTGTGTCTTGTCTAGCCTACCGTATATCAACCAATAATCCCACTTTGACGTTTACATGTTCAATCTGAGAAGTTATTCTGTAGTTGTGTACTGTAGATCTGATTCTTCTcacctctctcttgttctctacCTCAGTTCTTGATCAAAACAGATTTTGACTACAGCCTTTCCAAGTCCTGTGAGTCTCTCCACAGTGCAGTGGAGCTGTGTCTTCTGGAGCCAACCCGAGTCCTGGAGCCAACCCCAGTCTTAGACCCTCTCCCCAAGATTCCGCCTCTTGGCAACAGCATCCACCCAGAGCATCGCGCCCTGGGCTTGTCCATCCATACAGATACTGAGCCCTTAAGCCTAGTCAACCATGGGAACTTCTCAGCGCCAGGGACAGGATTGGCCCAGTCAGACCCCTCAGAGGGCCGACGGAGGCTCTCGTTGCCAGGGAAATGCACAGCTCTGGACCTGGAGAGCCCCTGGACTACTGCACACAGATACAGCTCTGACCCTGGGAGTTAGGGGccaaacagtgtgtgtgtaacactaTCTCCCTGCTTCTGGACATGGAGTCATAAGAGGTACTCAAACAAAAACATATCCAAACTGTTTCCCTCTCTGCCCGTGAAATAAAATGTCCTGTGCATGGATACAATTATTTTCTGGTCATAGAAGTCCTCAAAGCATCACTTTTCACAGATTTATGCTACCATTTGCAGTATTGTATATGGAAACATATTTGTCCTTGTTAGTCAATATCTGTCTCTGCTGTATATGTCCTTGTTGTCACCGTGTATGGGTTAAGTGTTAGCTGACTAACAGAACTCTGTTCTGTCTCGTGGAGTTGTGATGGGAGAGCTGCTGCTAATTTTCATTAGTCTACTGATTTTGCTCTAACATCTGTCTGGCTCAATGGGTAACAGAAATTAATTCTGGCATCCATATCTAATTCTTAAATTACTGAACTGAATTAGCAAGCAATATGCAAACTGTAAAACATTTCTGTTCTGTTATCATTGTGTGGTATCCTCTCGCCTTTGTCTTTGAGTTAGTCTAGATGTTGAATGAGATGGCCTGCGCGCTGAACAACATAATATCCAATCCTAGGCCAGCAGAGGATCACAGAATTATGACCTAATCTACTGAATGTAGTATCTGTCAGACCACAGCAATATTCCATGATGCAAGCGTGCCACCTGGGCCTCaattctcctccttctctctctgactgcagaAGACAGACTACTCAGTTACTGTAACAAGCAACTCCAAGTGTAATGACAATGTTTACACATCATTGAAGAGCAGGACCTGTATGTGTTAGAACATTTTAGTTTAGGTTGTATCTCTTGTTTGATAAAAATATTTAGATTGAATGATTTCTTGGAAATATATTTAaagaacatatcattatggattATTGCTTAATTGTCATTCTGAATAGTACCATTAACCCGACCTATACTGTTATAGTGTGTTACTGTCCAGTTCTGGGAAATAGATTACTGCAGGAAAAGTAGCTTGTTATGTAGGGATATATTGTAAAAAATCTGAACTATTATTGTTTGGAGGTTTGGGTCAGGGTACAGTATTTATTGATTCAGTTGAATAGAGTTACTGTGTAGCTTGATGTATATTTGATAATGAACAGTTGGATACTACTCATGAATAAAAAGATGAACAATAAATGCATTGTTTTGTGTATGGTCATACCTTGAAACCATTCAAACATGGTCAATTGAACAGGCCAATGCACATGTCTTATTGCATGTTTGTTCACGTGTATTTTACTAAACATGAGTAATCTCACTTTTAGTGGGAAGATATGAATTCATGACATGTATATACTTCAAATAAAAGCACAATACTGATCTGGATCTTAGGCCTCTGCAAATCTACAATACCTCATAAAACGTCTGGTCACTATCATGTCCTGAGATTCCCTTTTGAAATTGCagaggtaaaatatatttatcattccattccagctattacaatGTCCCTGTCTTCATTTATCGCTGACCACCAGCCTCATTTGATGAAACGATTTATAGACAGAGATATTAAATCATAGTGCATAGATCATATAGTCCTAACCCTAAAACCAGTCAGAGGGTGACCAGCATAGGCCTATGAATAAACAGCAACAGT harbors:
- the LOC120055278 gene encoding potassium voltage-gated channel subfamily H member 6-like; translated protein: MPVRRGHVAPQNTFLDTIIRKFEGQNRKFIIANARVENCAIIFCNDAFCGMCGYTRAEVMQKPCTCSFLYGPHTKRPAVAQMAKALLGSEERKVEMSLYAKDGMCFSCKIDVVPVKNEDGLVIMFILNFELPTDPPIPSSPTRDLNKLPIPWLPLARRHRFRLPSALLRSLSSSKHSLEDDTELGHQRDLSALGHESVALDKLLSLPERRRLGGTGVLLWDEDQRALLGGDPVSPTGDPSDAPQALSLAMGFSQSSPRLHCLWVDEDCGSNCSVMPSRSYESLCSPLHASSVDGIKTRRGQSSWHGKLQTRPSSTGGMKSSLRNVTSDSTSDPNLTRFRTLSHVTQLNPLDNRPEPLVALPSAEIDIIAPCKLMDRTHGVTEKVTQVLSLGPDVLPEYKLQTPRIHKWTILHYSPFKAVWDWVILLLVIYTAIFTPYSATFLLSDQEEAAMQTCGYCSPLNVVDLIVDIMFIVDIVINFRTTYVNTNDEVVSQSQRIAVHYFKGWFLIDMVAAIPFDLLIYRSGEETTTLIGLLKTARLLRLVRVARKLDRYSEYGAAVLFLLMCTFALIAHWLACIWYAIGNVERAGAARIGWLDSLGDQLGKPYNQTIPGSGPSIRDKYVTALYFTFSSLTSVGFGNVSPNTNSEKIFSICVMLIGSLMYASIFGNVSAIIQRLYSGTARYHTQMLRVREFIRFHQIPNPLRQRLEEYFQHAWSYTNGIDMNAVLKGFPECLQADICLHLNRTLLQNCKAFKGSTKGCLRALAMRFKTTHAPPGDTLVHVGDVISALYFISRGSIEILRGDVVVAILGKNDIFGEPINLYACPGKSNADVRALTYCDLHKIHREDMLEVLDMYPEFSDYFWGNLEITFNLRDAATVAGSMSSEDSDHCGVSCRIHRQKRSLSCSSDREAEETNPSQRHVRRARGQSSRAQGDGQNTESQGLMSSAYSPFYSSEDEESVLTSSVQPTSLVGIPHSQTTILNISSAVEDEMNQKTGNTCNPLSGAFSGVSNIFSFWGESREQQQYQEVTCHCLPSTPPPPPLHAVLSNISRRQRSELENRLELLQRQLNRMESRMSTDIGAIMQLLQRQMVLVPPAYSTVSSPPEPSPSLTLRPAERLAQPVSPLDSETLASLSQVLYFLIKTDFDYSLSKSCESLHSAVELCLLEPTRVLEPTPVLDPLPKIPPLGNSIHPEHRALGLSIHTDTEPLSLVNHGNFSAPGTGLAQSDPSEGRRRLSLPGKCTALDLESPWTTAHRYSSDPGS